AATATTCATACTGAAACGTTAATAGTGcttgttgctgtttgtttttgcgAGTTCGTGGGTGTAAACTTTTGTCAGGGCAATCAGCCCTTGCTTTAGCGTCCTGCCGCAATCCGGCGGGTGTTAAGATCCATGGAAGTGGTCGGTATTTACGAAAGGGACTGCCTTGCATTCCACAGCGGCCACAGTCTGAGTCCCGTCCACGGCGGTGTGTACAAACCCTCCACTGACTCCATGACGAAACTCGGCATCTCCGAGCAGGAGAAGGCGATCGACTTCAGCATCTACTTGGACTCCGCTCTCCACTATCACCAGCCGGCAGTCAACGGCGAGGAGATCTTCAACGCGGACTTCTCAATCAGCGAGGACGCCAAGAGCAAGCGATCTGCTGCGGAGGCGCCCGCTTACAAGAGCTACACGTCACTGACTGAACGCGACGCCACCCGGAGCCAGTTGGGCTACCCAGAGCTTCAGGAAACGCGCCTCGACACCGTTTTCAGCCCGGATTTCTTGGGCGCCTTCGGAAAAAGTCAGTGGCGAGGCGAGGTGAACGAAGACCCTCGGATGGACGGATCGGGGGGCTTCGACATGCGCGCCTACCTACAGTACCAGTCGGCGCCCAGTGGAAGCCTGGGAAACATCTCCAACGCTTCTTCGTCGTGTTCTAGCCCGCCTGGTACGCCCGCTCCAAACAGCAATGCCAGATCGCCTCAATCAGGCGGTAAAATCCCATCTACAGGTAAAGGCAAGAAGAAGCTGGACAAGGACAGCGATGAGTACAGGATGCGGCGTGAGCGCAACAACCTGGCCGTGCGCAAGAGCAGGGACAAAGCGAAAATGCGCAATCTGGAGACGCAACACAAGGTGCTGGAGCTGGCGGCTGAAAACGAGCGTCTGCAGAAACGTGTAGAGCAACTGTCCCGAGAGCTGGCCACGCTGCGCAACCTGCTCTCCGCCACCGGCCAGTGCTAACGCTTGCTTCAACAACCTTTCTGCATAAGACTAAAAACATCGGTTCCAAAGAGttccatttgttttgtttgtttgtttttttaacaaatgagTCAATTTTGCCTGAAAATGACGaacagttattttaaaaatgtttacaagaGCGAAAGAGTGTGTAAAGGGAACTGGCGCCTGGATTGCGCAACACTTTCTCTCATGCCCGATGACTGTGTCACTCTGGTGGTGTTGTGGAAGCCCGCTCATATTCATTGGTCTGTACAGTATTTTTGTACGGGTGGAAATGTCTACTGTTTTAATAATACTCTGTTATTTAAATACCTTTTCCCCCATAATCTGGGGCAGTGGCTGTCGAGGGAAGAGTTGTACTGCAGAGGTATGATGCAACGCATTGTAACAGTATTTGGCCATGCAATGAAGTAGTGTGCTAAAACAGAATAATGGTAGAAATCTtgtaatgttatataatattttattgaattaaatgatttttatttctttttgagcTTGGTTGTCTGACTATTTTCTGTCTAATGGCGGTGACTCAAGACACACTTACATTTTCTGTGTAGAAAGACTTATCATATTTTGACACTTCAGATAGACAATGAAAAAATACCATTCCGTATATAAAAGCTAATCATTCAGTTAATGAGTTACTGGATTGTAGTTTGAATCCATTTTATTTGGTGATAATTTTAAGATTAAACATTAAGCGTTAGAATATCAGTTACACTTTTATGATGTAAAAGCTTTTGGAGCCATATATATTGCaaatatttgttaataataCAGTAGTATCTGTTAAATTTAACATTTCCATAAGATGCATTAGATTCAGAGGAGTTGGAAgaaagctgtttgttttttttacaggtttgTCCTTTGTCCACTTCGTGCAGCAGTAAAGCAGAATTATCTAAAGCACACAGGCATTGTCAATAGTGTACTGGGTTCAGTGCTCTCTCAGAGTTGGGGTCAAGGCTAGACTAGCAACGCCCCAAAACGACCAAGCTGTAGCTGCTGcttctctaaacacacacacaattgtaatgttaatattatgGCAAACCTAAAAGTCCAAAGTAGCTTAGTTTTAgaaatcacatgaaaaaaagaacagaaaactgaGCTTGTGTTCTAGTATAAAGATTATGACCCACAAGATACAAAAAGGTCTTTTttggtccttaaccctcaagttgtataaaaatgctcagttgtataaaaatgagataaaatgtaagtcgctctggataagggtgtctgctaaatgctgtaaatgcaaatgttttattgaataAAATTTTTACTTGGTGTCAAAAGATTTAAGATGTCTATGTTTGGGCATTTCAAAATATCTCAACAGTCCAGaaacaaacataatatttaATCATCTTAATTAATGCTTTCATCATATTACTAAcataaaaacagttgtaatatGCAAAAGTATTATGCccagatctaaaaaaaaaaaaaaaaggcctagGCTGTAATTAACCACACATGAGCCAGTGCTCTGGGCCTTAATAAACTTCTCCATTATGAGCCAATAAAACCCATTTTCTGGCAATTCCTTGCTTAAAGTGTAATGATGGCAGCATATTTCTATTCATgttatcaaataaacaaacatgcacAGAGGTTTTCAGAAGCACTGATATTAAAACTGCATGATCAAATCTTAAAAGGTGTTGCATCACAGCACAAAAGATCGCTTAAATGAGAAACTTGGCGTTGAAATAATATTGTCGATTGAAGTTTTTTGGATAGCAAGGTAGTTgaacctgtttattttactgGGGTTGCCAGCGGTGTGCGCATATCTGACCCTGTAGGTAAAATACTTCTCAGAGCtgttgtgtgagagtgagggCAGAGGAACCAGACGGACAGGTGCTCAGTGGTACATGCAcatgaagaagagaagaagagaagaagagaacagCTCACACACCCAACTTTAGCCCTTCAGGTCATCACCATGACAATCAAGGgtgggatagagagagagagagagagagagagagagagagagagagagagtggagggtGGGGGATGGGGTCAACCATATCTGTGACACTTTaagatattattaatataacatataacatttgTTAAATATAACATATTGTATGTAAAGTTATATAATGTAAATCTTATAAAACTTTAAACTACCATCTTTTTTGTCTAAACATTCTTCACAAAGCAAGAGAGGAAAATCATTAGCCTTTCTTAAACATTGTTAACATTATacagaatattaataatacaagGTCATTGAAGTTAATTTATAATGGATCATTTAACACTGTATTACAATTGGACACACAGAAGCAGGCCTTGGTGacttaaaaaggtttaaaataccTACTAAACGAAATGCAAAAATTCTAAAATTCTTTAGGTTTGTgaatcaatttttttaaaaactttgttGATCTTCAGGAGTGAGGGCAGTGGTACAGTAccattgctgcctcacagctcaaAAGttcctggtttgatcctgagcaatctgtgtggagtttcacctGTTCTCCCGGTTTCAATGTGTGTTTCATCTGGTTTCCTACCAACTCCCAAAACTAGTAGGTGGATTAACAACTTCGAATTGCACTTAGGTGTGAATATTTGTGTGCATGGAGCGCTGATGATCTGACATCCAATCCAGGACATATTTCTGCCTCATGCTCTTTGGTTTGGCTTGAGATCCACCAAGGTAATATTGTGGCTGCCAAAGATTAGATTAATTTCAGCATTATACTTCTGTACCAGCTAGGCCTATGTTTGGCTATGtttattta
The genomic region above belongs to Tachysurus vachellii isolate PV-2020 chromosome 11, HZAU_Pvac_v1, whole genome shotgun sequence and contains:
- the cebpb gene encoding CCAAT/enhancer-binding protein beta, producing MEVVGIYERDCLAFHSGHSLSPVHGGVYKPSTDSMTKLGISEQEKAIDFSIYLDSALHYHQPAVNGEEIFNADFSISEDAKSKRSAAEAPAYKSYTSLTERDATRSQLGYPELQETRLDTVFSPDFLGAFGKSQWRGEVNEDPRMDGSGGFDMRAYLQYQSAPSGSLGNISNASSSCSSPPGTPAPNSNARSPQSGGKIPSTGKGKKKLDKDSDEYRMRRERNNLAVRKSRDKAKMRNLETQHKVLELAAENERLQKRVEQLSRELATLRNLLSATGQC